One window of Eublepharis macularius isolate TG4126 chromosome 17, MPM_Emac_v1.0, whole genome shotgun sequence genomic DNA carries:
- the LOC129344917 gene encoding arylacetamide deacetylase-like 4, whose amino-acid sequence MGFLAGSVLETLGICSQIQYIRFLLPLGSFQTDRNLYIRDEHFGNVPVRIYEPKHPYTEPRRCVIYIHGGVGMFGTIRAYAAVCRQLALRSGTMVVNIGFRLGPEHQHPAQAEDCLAAVEHFLKEARNYGVDPNRIILAGDSSGGTLAAAICNDLVSRKHVPKIQAQLLIYPPLQTVDVTLPSYQQNPYAPILTRERGIRLAARFRIRTKEMIDLNGAMKNAHVPDEVAVKYRKWISADHIPDEFKVRGYVPIVPAPFSEKLYKLSEISFLPENCPLLAEDDIVRQLPETFLLTCEYDILRDDGLLYKKRLEDNGVPVTWLHLKKGFHGIMFKIDLILFQYQEAEHAMKHIVDFIQRF is encoded by the exons GGATCTGTTTTGGAGACATTAGGGATATGCAGCCAAATCCAATATATCAGATTTTTACTACCGTTGGGATCATTTCAAACCGACCGGAATCTCTACATCAGGGATGAACATTTTGGTAATGTGCCTGTGAGAATATATGAACCAAAACATCCCTACACTGAGCCAAGAAGATGTGTGATCTACATACATGGAGGTGTTGGCATGTTTGGGACCATTA GAGCTTATGCAGCTGTATGCCGTCAATTAGCCCTAAGAAGTGGGACGATGGTTGTGAATATTGG GTTTCGCTTAGGTCCAGAGCACCAGCATCCGGCACAAGCTGAGGATTGCTTAGCAGCCGTAGAACATTTTCTAAAAGAAGCAAGGAATTATGGAGTGGACCCCAACCGCATTATACTTGCAGGGGATAGTAGTGGAGGAACACTTGCTGCTGCTATTTGTAATGACCTAGTATCTAGGAAACATGTCCCAAAAATCCAAGCACAGTTGCTGATTTATCCACCACTCCAGACAGTAGATGTTACGTTGCCTTCATATCAGCAGAACCCCTATGCTCCGATCTTGACTAGGGAACGGGGTATCCGACTTGCTGCAAGGTTCAGGATCAGGACAAAAGAGATGATAGATTTAAATGGAGCGATGAAGAATGCTCATGTTCCTGATGAAGTGGCAGTGAAATATAGGAAATGGATTAGTGCTGATCACATTCCAGATGAGTTTAAGGTCAGAGGCTATGTGCCAATAGTGCCCGCTCCATTTTCAGAAAAGCTTTACAAGTTATCTGAAATATCTTTTCTGCCAGAGAATTGCCCACTTTTAGCTGAAGATGACATTGTACGCCAGCTCCCTGAGACTTTCCTTTTGACCTGTGAATATGACATACTTCGAGATGACGGACTATTGTACAAGAAACGGCTAGAGGATAACGGTGTGCCGGTGACTTGGCTTCACCTAAAGAAAGGATTCCATGGAATAATGTTCAAAATTGATTTGATTTTATTTCAGTACCAAGAGGCAGAACATGCAATGAAACACATAGTGGACTTCATACAAAGGTTCTAA